The segment ACCCCCTGAGGGAGTATAAAAAACCAACCTTGAAACCCCACAACTTGGGAACATTTACAtttggatatgatttagtgtggccctggtactcttgaaatgaatttgttttaattaatttccagCATTTTCCCATATGAAACTTTGATCTCTTATTGTTGCCCTATCCTATCCCTGGAGCTCctcaattgaacaaacttgaatttgaactaccaCCTgtagatgcttgcatattaatatgactaatcatgattctgctgttgttgagatgaagatttttaaaggtgcTACCCTATAAATTCTTATGCAAAAATTTGATCCCAAACTGTTAGAGGTGGGATGATCCATTGGTGCACTGATGCATCGTGATATTTATCTTGGCGATATACGGATCGATGCATATGTCTATTAAATGACAATACCCGTCTTAgcattttccaaaaatatccGAACGTCACAAGGCGGGTATTCTTAGTCCGTCTAACaggaaatgaaagtagaataaaaaataaaaacattaaaaaaaagatgGCAGACTACATGACGTTAACAAAACTGACTGGAAGCAAGTCAGGGGTATATGAGAGGTTTGGATTGCCAGTTTACGAAAAGGAAAATGGTGCAAGAAACATCGATAAGACAAGTTATTTGCAAGATGTTTGGAGCATTGTGATATCTATTTTATTCTACTCAAGTAACTAGCTGAACTGAGAGATattgttttctgttttgttttgaactgaataaatttgaaatccttttttttgtactttttattGATATGCAAAGTTTCGTGCCAAGTATTGTGATACGTATCAGATCGGCTAGAAAGGGCATCATCCCACTCCTACaaactgtggccccatccaatgatttgaataaactagAGTATGCACTATCTGGGGATGTTCGCACATTACAATGACTAATCATACacctgctgttcttgagaagaacattttttcctacatattcctatgtaaaactctgaccccctattgtggtcaTACCCTACCTTCTGGGGCCATAATTTAAACAAACTTCAATCAGGACTACCTAGGAATGCTTGTATATCAATGTGACTAGTCATGGCCctgttgtttttgagaagaagatttttaaacatgtttcatatatatatccacatgtaaaacttttgatcccatattatggacctctgggggccatgatttgaacaaacttgaatctactttatgtcaagaagctttctcatgtaaatttcaatttttctggcccagtggttcttgagaagatttttaaattacccacccttattttgccttttcttgattatcttttgatggcccttcatttgaacaaagttaAATCCCCTTTACCCTATTaagatgatttgtaccaagtttgattgaaattggctcagtggtttttgagaagatttttaaaactaattcttaattatctcaACTTCAAAAAGGGTGTGACACTTCATTTGAAGAATTAGCCCtatagttctggagaagaagtaaaaaatgttaaaagtctacagacagacacattAATGCCAGACAAAAGGGGAtaagaaaaactcacttgagctttcagtttgATTGAGCTAAAAAGACAAAGTTTACACACCAACAGAGGGACAAAGTACACTTACTGTAGATGCCAGCATACTTCCACCAAACCACACAGCATATCTTTGCATATGATGGGTTATGACCTGCACATCAATTGGCTTAGGCTGAAAACAGTACAGGAACAAGTTACTCATTTAAGTTTCAACATAATCCTTTATAACAAGGTCAGATATTACATTACAAGGTATCAGTTTACATGGAGATAAATTTGGATCTGTGTCTCATTCCTTCATTTCTTTGACTGGACTAACAATTAACACTGATATTGGCCAAAGTAATGAATCTACTTATAGGGAGAAAGTGTAATCCCCATTCATGTTATTGGGTATAAAAAAGGATTAGGTTTGACAATCACTGATTCTGACCCTgaaattttattattcttttatttatctGAAATTCAGTATcaggtatttctatatttaaataGCAAGAAcctaaaataaaattacatttcctcaaaactgattCCTCTACAAAGTAGgtgattttgtgtgtgtgtattttccttgaaaattgtcaaaaatgttAACATTTCAGTCAGCCATTCAAAAAGAAATCATGGATCACATGTATTGATCAAAACTAGATTAGTGTATTTGCTACATTAAGATATAGAAATTAACATGTTGTCCGTCTTATCATGATTGATGTACACATACCATCTGAACAGGAAATTTATATgtttgtaatgtacatgtataacactgGAAATTCTACATTCACTgctaaaatcataattagttTTGTATATCTCATATGCAAActgttcttttttttaaaatatagatttACATTGCAGTCTGTAATTAGACTATTGACAATCCCACTCCTTCATCCTTGGCATGGTTGTAGCTACCATTCATAGCTAAATGTCAAACATATGACATCCTTACGTACTACTGTTCACATGTGAGCAATTGACAAATATAGTTTCATGAAGTTATGCAATCTATTATAAGTTCTTCTCAAGCATATCATAACTTCCTGTAAATTATGATTTCCCACTTGTTacaagtttttaattttatccTCTTATAACTCCTTACTTATTTCTTGTTTACTTTATTCTGCTACCAAAATACACATACCTTAATTCTTCCTTGACTTAACTCCTCGCTCATCTTCAGCCTGGCATCCACAACTTTCTTTACATCACGCTGAACCTTCCTTCCAAAGTCCTTGAACATGGTTGAGCCCCCAGACAACACTATGTTctgattggaaaaaaaattatttttgtagtTTGATAAGATTTTCATTTTAAGATTATAATAAATCTGTATCTAAGCATCTGAATAGAATTATGATTTGTGAACACAATGCATTTACACACTGTATGCTTTCAATTTATTAAATATTTGCATTATTATCCCTCACAACatattggggggagggggtgttacattacatataaatataaagtttgtGAATGACTGCATATAAAATGCACTGGGTTGAAAATTCTCACAAATCATTAGCATCCTATTTTCTATCAAAtattacacacaatgaaaacaatgtACATACACGGTATGTACATATACTATACAAATACATCAACTCTAAAAACAGTTAAAGAATATTTCAGTCTCCTCTTATTTAAAATTCCTTGtctttttgttgaaatatttcaaaaattttcaaaaaaacaaaacaacaacaacaaccaaaccTTATACAATCCTCTCCGTGTGTCTATTGGACAATGCTGTATAACAGTGTCCACCACTTCTGATATTGGAGTGATGAAATCTGGATTACAAaactacaacaacaaaaaaatgtcCTAAATAAAAGTATCACCACTACCACCAATTACATCCAATGCAGTGTcagatccagaaaattttcatgggCGGGTGGGTTGGTTTACGACCCAAGTTTATACCTTTACCCCCAAAGGATTGAAGACCCCAAAATGgtgattttcattaaaaatattcaaccGAAAAGGGTGAGGTGTTTCAATCcccataacccccccccccccccccccccccccccccgatctgcCACTGCAATATAAAATCATGTGCGTAAAGTATGATCATATGTAAGGTAAGATCATGTAGAGGTTTAATATATTTCTATGCAAATGAGAAAATGAGataaattaaaacatgtatataaaattttgtacaAAGGATAAATTCAATgtaactgtttctttaaaaaatcattgctATATCTATAATAATATATTACCTCAGGATGAAAGAAAATTTCTGGACCTAAAAAGCGTTCATATCCAACATCAACAGCAAATGACTGTTTTGAGACATTATTGATACTCTCATATTTCTTCATCCATTTGCTGGGATCCTGGTCATACTTCGAAAATTCTTTAGCAATATCAGGACACACATATGAAAATTTTTCCtgtcataaaaaaatcaaaactaaCTGTAAAAGACAGCAAAATAATGCATGAAATATATGATCAAGGACTGTTTATGGGATTTGAACAAGATACTGACTAAGACCTAACTAAGAACATGCCTGGAGGTTATAATACTTTTACCGTACtgatactcaaactcagccatgtttgttttgagcacaactctgagcaagctttgaaacatactcgaaaaatcttgagcatgtactccatttgagtgtgagaatgatttcattaaagttttataaccctcacttttgagtatgagtatgatTTAGAGCACAGAGTTTGAGTTTAAGTATGTAAACATACTCAAAAAAgatttataacctccaggcctggacAATATTACTTCACTTTGGTGTTAGTgttcatgtttacatttttttatatacctattgatcattttgaaataactttaaaatctttaaaacaaataatctTGTTTAGATACTCCAGTATACTTCATcattgtatgtacaatattttacattataaagaTAGCAAGTTTTTAAGCAAGCATGTGCCTGTGAACTAACTGAAACTtaagttttctttgaaattttgcTTTTGGAAATGAACCTTGATAGCTTTGGCTGTTTCTAAGGACTGCTCTGGAGGAATTCcaacttctctctctctcagcagTTGTTGAATGAAATAGGTGATGTCTCGACCAGCAATGGGAATGTGCTTTATGCAACTTCCTATCACGTAGCCCTCAGCCTGCAAAGCAAGAGTAATTTACCATCAGGTGCTTGGTGTGAATAAAACTCATCTTCTTTTTATTGTTGTGCAGTGACTCATTCTTTAAATACACAGTGCATCATGATGAATTTGAAATACCAGTATCTTGAATGTGGTCAAATTCTAATGTTCTGAGGCTCATGGCAATCCGAAAAAGTTATACTTTGACTTTTCACCCGACTTAATATTGTATACAGGGAAATTTTTGCAAAGATGCAGTGAAAATTGATTCCATCCCGTTTAGAATTTGCCAAAAATTATTCATTACTACTTGAGGATAATTAGTAAATCTAGATTTGCCCATCTTTGAATTTACCTATTCAAGATGAGGGTGAAATGGATGAAATTAGATAGGGACGAAAATTTCTTGCTGTTTAGTATGTAGTCTATAAATGTATCTTGTATAATTCAAACGTTAAAAGGCCACTGTTAAATATGACCTTTATCTGACATATTGAACCTTTCTTTTCTGAAGTATCTGTCTTGTATAGCTAAAAAGTTATGATAAGAAAAAACTgtgaatatacacatatactaaggaaaacaaaatatgtttgtgaaacacggAAGCCCTTATTATGGCAGaaaagtaattctggtacccatagaaaggtcttgtcacaaggaatacacatgtgaaatatgaaagtcctatcactaaccattcacaatttatgaccaaggttatttttttttcaaaagtggGTCAAATTTCCAGGTCAAGGTTATGAGGTCAAaacttttggtaccaaaagtaaggtcttgtcaaaaggaatacacaggtgaaatatgagagccctttcactaaccattcaaaagttatgaccaaggttaaacatttttcaaagtaggtcaaactccaaggtgaaggtcacaagtGCATATATTTGGTTCCAAaagaaaggtattgtcacaagaaatacacctgtgaaatatgaaagccctaccgcTAACCATTTAAAAGTTCTGACAAAAGTtggtttttcaaaagtaggtcaattcTAAGGTCAAAAAGTttgataccaaaagaaaggtcttgtccaAAGGAATACACACATGAAATACGAAAGCCCTGTCATTGAAAAATTGTGACCAAGGTTAAAAAGTTTTgaagacagacagatggacaaaccAAAAACTATTTGTCTCCGAATCTCCCAccaagggggcataaaaattactttcttcATTTCCTAAAACTCCAACACTGGTAGCATTTTGATTATATATGAGTAGAATCAAATTGTGGAAAAAAATACTAGTAATTGAGAAGAAAACCCCACATGGATTCAATAAAAGAATttcctggtacatgtatatttcaatggaTTATCCCCTTTTTAAGTACACAATGCAGTTCTATAATGTCACTGTTTTACATAAACTCTCAAAAaaggaacccccccccccccccccccgcaaaaaaaaaaaaaacccaccactTCTCATACCATAATTATGGATTATATAAACATGGTATAACTGATTATAATTGTTGTGACAATGCAAAGCAATAAATCTAATGACATACAACAGGGATGACATGAGTGACACCATCGCCGGAATCTATGACTGTTCCCGTTAGGGTCCTTTCGCCAACTTGCCGGGATGTCCATGATGCAGCCAGAGCCAACACAGCTTGTACAGCTATGTATAAACCAGGTACGTTGAAGGATTCGAACATTATTTCAGCCGTGTATTCACGATTCTCTGGTGTGTTCAATGGAGGTTCAGTCTGAAACACAGATTACAGTTTTCTAGTCATGGTAATGTAATTGTTGAGATAATGTAGCTTCCTTTAATATTGTTCTTGATTCCTACTAGTGTTACTTACCAGTAAGAAGTAATGATCTTCAGGTTCCGATCTCAGATATTTGAAAATGGCCTGTTCAAGGAATCTTTCCATCAAATCCCAGTCTTCTACAATGCCATGTCTTATAGGCCACTGAAAGCATTACCAAAAACATTTTTGCAGAAAGTCTGTACGTCAGACAACAATTCATTAGGGTCAGGAATCGTAAGTCCTAATTGGTAACAAAATCACACCCAAGACTTCGCAATAATGCATTTGACATCAGATGAAAGGAATTAGCCAATGGCATGTTAAAGAATCTTAGCATACTTCAAAGTGTATATAGTACaattaatgataaattttcaacactttaaaactttttaaagacTTTTGCTGCCATCTTTCATTTAATATGCAAATGTTcacattcttttttttctttgtttttgatAACAGATAATTTAATCTTGTCCAAGGCACAGgtgatattgctgtataatgCTGCTTTTAGATGCAATAACATTTGAGCATGTCATAAAAACACACATATTTATGCTCACCTTCACAGAATAACCTGTTGCATTAACAGCTTCATCACCAATATAGAAATCTAGATCCTCCACCCCTTTGACCTGTTTATTTCCCACTGACGCAGATTCTTTTACTGCAATGGCTGAAGGAATGATGAACTGTGGCTCAGTGTTACCAGCATACCCCATTTTTGTATACCTGCAGAACGGAAAAAGGAACACTTTATAAATACATCTTATGTACACCATAGTTAGGTTTCTCAGACAGTGTATTTGGTTTGGTGTGCCAGAATGCTATTTTAGGACTGAGCCAAATCATCTCTGACCAAACATAAATCgtacttttgaaatatatgCACAAAAGTcaggaacttttttttttttacagtatcATTTAACCTGTCAGTTTGTTGATTCCACTAATGAATCACGAGATTCAGTTTGCACAGTCTTGTTACATACTACCAGCCAAAATGGCTTGCAAAATCTATTAGGTATAGTGTAAATAAACACTACCTACTACTCTGAAATAGGTAACACGTTTATCAAAAGACATCACAGAATTGTGGACTTTATAGCACTGAAAATCTTCCAGAAACATGGTCCAATTTGATTAAGGAATTAACAGATCATAAAATTTGCTGAAAGTCATATGTTTTGGTGTACACTGCAATATGCAGTGTATTTAAAAAGGGGAAGAAGTGTACAAGGCTTTACACACTATAACTGGTGCAAATGTATATACACTGTGACTATCCTGCAGGAAATTTGCTTCCTCAATTTGATCTCCTGTAAATGTATAGAATTTGCAAAAGTATATCATTcaaataatgacagtacattTCATTTCTAACTTCTTTAAACTGTGCATcctaaaataaaatgtgttgaCATCAGTGTCTTTTCACAACACtggtacaatatatatacaaggaaGCATATGTTCCCTAAAATAGTAAAAGGTTTACGCCCCACTACATACCCTGTCCCACAGTCAATGATCACTGCGGGTGTTCCCGTAGGAGAACCTTTAAACCCTTTTGACAACGCCATAATCACAGAAATAAACTATATCCCCCAGAAATATGTCCTTGTCGCATATACCATAGACCTCCCTAACATAGCAGGAAGTGTGCGGATATGAAGCATAAACCAAGTTTCCTGTTTAATCATACAACAGCGTCACGTGATTTACAGTTGCTAGCTCGAGTTACAACAAATTAAAAGAGGAACTATTTATTCTATGTGCTCTTTGAAAAGGACATTTGTTTCATGGAAGTGcacaaaactgaaaatataaaatccgCCCACCTATCTGTGCAGTGTGCATTCTTAAATTATAACTTTGTTCAGATACCAAGTAAATCTGATAGCATACCCAGTTCCATTGTCTATGACAACTGCTGGCAGACGACCTGCCATGattgcttttgtataaggacaGAATAGAAgacgttaaaaaaaatataacttAGTGTAAGTGAATACGGAAGTGACTCAACCGGCTAACATGGCCGTCTAATATCTACGTACAGAAAGCGCTTAGAATAAATACAGAACTTTCTCAAACATCCCAGTGACTTCGATGTCGGCTCTCGAGCTCGATATATAGACGAATAAGTTTCTATATCGgttcacaaaataaacaagtatagcttcttcttcttttaacatgtaatttttttttttagacatggTAACCAATTTATATTTAGTGTATCGGAAAGATTCATTCAAAGTGTTCAGAACATGATGAAGTTTCCACTGTAAGATATGGTAACTTTAAAAGAATAACACTTTTGCTGTTTTGGTAAATTGCGTGATTCCAGAGACATATATACGTCTCTGGTGATTTCATGCCTTTTATTCAAGATTTATATGATCACATCAAAGTTGATATGTTATTGGAaattttgcctttgatatctgaTAATCATATCCTTATGAACGCACAGCTTCCACCCCTGGACAATATCACTGTAAATGAGAGGCATCTTTATACTACTAAAAGGTCGGACCATTCAAGGCCTCAGGACCAGATGAAGTACAATATTTCATTCTGAAAAGTGCATCAGACATAGCACCATATCTAACTAGGGTGTTCTGAGACAGCTATCTCTAGACCAGGGAACAATGCCAGATGAATGGCGAACAGCAAAAAGAGTGCCGATATACAAACAAAGAAGAGAAGCAAGAACCAGCAAATTATCGTCCTGTATCTCTAACATTTATAGCCTGTAAACTC is part of the Ostrea edulis chromosome 2, xbOstEdul1.1, whole genome shotgun sequence genome and harbors:
- the LOC125679364 gene encoding actin-related protein 3-A isoform X2 produces the protein MAGRLPAVVIDNGTGYTKMGYAGNTEPQFIIPSAIAVKESASVGNKQVKGVEDLDFYIGDEAVNATGYSVKWPIRHGIVEDWDLMERFLEQAIFKYLRSEPEDHYFLLTEPPLNTPENREYTAEIMFESFNVPGLYIAVQAVLALAASWTSRQVGERTLTGTVIDSGDGVTHVIPVAEGYVIGSCIKHIPIAGRDITYFIQQLLREREVGIPPEQSLETAKAIKEKFSYVCPDIAKEFSKYDQDPSKWMKKYESINNVSKQSFAVDVGYERFLGPEIFFHPEFCNPDFITPISEVVDTVIQHCPIDTRRGLYKNIVLSGGSTMFKDFGRKVQRDVKKVVDARLKMSEELSQGRIKPKPIDVQVITHHMQRYAVWFGGSMLASTPEFYQVCHTKADYDEHGPSICRHNPVFGTMS
- the LOC125679364 gene encoding actin-related protein 3-A isoform X1, with product MALSKGFKGSPTGTPAVIIDCGTGYTKMGYAGNTEPQFIIPSAIAVKESASVGNKQVKGVEDLDFYIGDEAVNATGYSVKWPIRHGIVEDWDLMERFLEQAIFKYLRSEPEDHYFLLTEPPLNTPENREYTAEIMFESFNVPGLYIAVQAVLALAASWTSRQVGERTLTGTVIDSGDGVTHVIPVAEGYVIGSCIKHIPIAGRDITYFIQQLLREREVGIPPEQSLETAKAIKEKFSYVCPDIAKEFSKYDQDPSKWMKKYESINNVSKQSFAVDVGYERFLGPEIFFHPEFCNPDFITPISEVVDTVIQHCPIDTRRGLYKNIVLSGGSTMFKDFGRKVQRDVKKVVDARLKMSEELSQGRIKPKPIDVQVITHHMQRYAVWFGGSMLASTPEFYQVCHTKADYDEHGPSICRHNPVFGTMS